The following proteins are co-located in the Pseudarthrobacter siccitolerans genome:
- a CDS encoding DUF305 domain-containing protein gives MKFSSFALAGVLAVSLGLAGCAAGSGTSSGGMHSSHGSSSPESSMMPDANADHNQADMMFARMMIPHHAQAVEMSGIVLAKPDLRAEVTALASRIKDAQAPEIETMTGWLKSWNVPTIMPDHSGDGMSGMLGAEGLDKLKAAQGAEAARLFMEQMTGHHEGALEMAKQEIGAGKYPQAIQLARDIVTAQEAEIAEMKKLLAAL, from the coding sequence ATGAAGTTCAGTTCATTCGCCCTAGCCGGCGTACTCGCGGTCTCGCTCGGCCTTGCCGGGTGCGCCGCCGGGTCCGGAACCTCCAGCGGCGGCATGCATTCCAGCCACGGCAGCTCCAGCCCGGAGTCCAGCATGATGCCCGACGCCAACGCGGACCATAACCAGGCAGACATGATGTTCGCCCGAATGATGATTCCGCATCATGCCCAGGCGGTGGAAATGAGCGGCATAGTCCTGGCCAAACCCGACCTGCGCGCGGAAGTCACCGCGCTGGCCAGCCGGATCAAAGACGCGCAGGCACCGGAAATCGAGACCATGACAGGGTGGCTCAAGAGCTGGAACGTGCCCACCATAATGCCGGACCACTCCGGGGACGGCATGTCCGGGATGCTGGGCGCGGAGGGCCTCGACAAGCTCAAGGCTGCTCAAGGCGCCGAGGCCGCCAGACTTTTTATGGAGCAGATGACGGGGCACCATGAAGGCGCTCTGGAGATGGCAAAGCAGGAGATCGGCGCGGGCAAATACCCGCAAGCCATCCAGCTTGCGCGCGACATCGTCACGGCGCAGGAGGCTGAAATTGCGGAGATGAAGAAACTCCTGGCCGCGCTGTAA